Genomic DNA from Streptomyces venezuelae:
TCCAAGGTCCTCGACTTCGGCTGCGTCTGGATCAACACGCACATCCCGCTGGTCGCGGAGATGCCGCACGGCGGCTTCAAGAAGTCCGGCTACGGCAAGGACCTCTCCGCGTACGGCTTCGACGACTACACGCGCATCAAGCACGTGATGACGTCCATCGAGGGCTAGTACCGCTCTGGCCTGGGTTTTATTGAAGTGACCGGGCCCGCCGCCCCCGCGTACCGTTGCGTACGCGGGGGCGGCTCCGCGGTGTGCTTCCTTCTTTTTTCTTCTCTGTAAAAGATCCGTAGCGCACCCACTCCCCGCCCCCGCTCTTTCTCCGCACCACGGGGGTGGGACCTGATGACGACGACAACGCACGACGACCTCCTCGGTATGCTGCTGCGCCGTCGGCAGAGCGTCTACGTCCCCGAAGGTGCCGTCCTTGAGGAAGGTGCCGTCCTTGAGGGCGCCGGACCGTCCGCCGTGACCGAGGCCGGCGTCGTCGTCCTCGAAGCCGAACTCGCCGACCGCGGGCACCTGCTGACAGCCCCCCTGCGCCGCGCGCTGACCGCGCTGTCCGCCGACGACCTCGCCACGACCGGCCGCAAGCTGCTGGCCGACGTCGACGCGCTGATGGGCTCCGACCGGCATCACGCCCCGCTGTTCGCGCGGTTCCCCGCCGAGACCGCCTTCCAGCCCGCGTACGAGCGGTACACCACCGTCGTCGCCGAGTACCTCGCCGCGCAGCCGCACCAGCCCTGCATGAACTGCGCGGGCACCAAGGCGAGCGTGCGCGCGCTCGACCCGTGCGCGCACCTCCTGTGCGACGACTGCCTCGGCGCGAAGACCGCCCCCTGGAACTGCTGCGACCAGTGCTGTGAGTGGTACGAGTGCCCGATCTGCGACAAGCGCTACGAGACCGAAGGACCCCTCGACCCCTGGCTCGACACCGGCGCCGACCGGGCCGGTGACGGCGGCCCCGTCCTGCGTGCCCTGTCCCTCGGTGCCCCCGGCGACGCCGCCGCCGAACTCGGCGCGCTGCTCGCCCGCCGCACGCCCCTGAACCCGCAGGACCACGACGACCTCGTCCTGCTCCTCGGCCACCTGGACCCGGCCGCCGCGGCGGCGTGGCTGCCGCCCGACATCCCGCTGCGCGAGAGCAAGGCGCTCGCCCTCGCGCCGCTCCTCGACCTGCCCGCCGTGCGCCCGCTGATCGGGCGGTACGCGGACACGGCCACCGACGTGCTGCGCATCCTCGTCGTACGCTCCGGGGGCGACCCCGACCTGCTCGAACTCCCGCGCCTGCGCGGCCTGCCGCGACCGGTGCGCCGCGAACTCCTCGCCCTGCTCGACGGGTTCGACTTCCGGCGCCTCGCGGAGGACATGGCACGCCACCCGCGCGCGTGGCAGCGCGTCGGCGAGATCCTGCACCCCTTCGAGCACGCCCGCCGCCACGCGCGCGTGGCACTCGCCTTCGCCGCCCTGCGCGGCACGCGCGTGCGTGACGGCGCGCTCGGAGAGGTCCTGCTCGCCGAGGCCGCCCGGCACGACGACGTCCGCCTCGCGGGCGACCGGCCGCACGTCGTCACCTGGCAGGCGCGCGTCGAGGAAGCGCTCGGCCACTGGGACGTCGAGGCCGCTGTACGCCTGCTGCGCGAGCGCCCCGGCGAATTCCTGCGCCGCCTCGACCTGCTGCTCGCCCGCTCCGGCTCGACGACGCTCCCCGACACCGTCGGCGAGGCGCTCGCCGACGTCCTGCCGCGCTCCGGCCCCGGGCCGCTGCTCGGGGCGTACGGCCGTATGAAGGTCCGTGCCGTGCCGGGGCACCGCCGCGTCTTCTTCCCGCGCGGCCGTGTCACCAAGGCGTACGCGGTCGAGGACCACCGGCCGCCGCTGCCCGCCCGCGTCGCGGGCCGCGCCGGTGAGCTCATCGAGGCCGAGGCGGTGCGACGTCTCGCGGAACGGGACGGCGAGCGGTACGACGTGGCCGTCCTGGACGCCGCGCTCGCCGACCTGCCCGTGCCGTTCGCCGAGCGGGCGTCGGCCGCCTCGCTCGTCGCCGTGCCGCGCGGCGCCTCCCTGCCGATGCCGCAGGACAGCGAGACCGTCCGCCTCTTCCTGCACTGGACGCAGCCCAAGGGCGTACGCGTCGACCTCGACCTGTCCGTCGCGCTCTACGACGACCTGTGGCGCTTCGTGGGCCTCTGCGACTACACGCGGCTGGAGTACGCGGGCGGCGCCGCACGGCACTCCGGGGACCTGACCTCCGCGCCCGCACCGCGGGGCGCCACCGAGTACCTGGACCTCGACCTGCCGCGGCTCGCGAACACCGGGGTGCGGTTCGTGGTGCCCGCGGTGTTCTCGTACAACGACATCCCCTTCGACGAACTCCCGGACGCCTTCACGGGGTTCATGGCGGTCACCGGCAAGGAGCGGGCCGTCTACGACCCGCGTACGGTCCGGCAGCGCTTCGATCTCGCGGGCGACGCGAAGCTGACCGTGCCCATGATCGTCGACCTGCGGACGCGCCGCGCCTGGTGGACGGACGTCACCCTCGCCACGACGGGCACGCACCACGCCGTGTGGGGCTACCGCAAGCAGATCGGCCGCATGGGCAACGACCTCCTCGACACCTTCCAGCCGCGCGGCCGGGCCACGCTCTGGGACCTGGCCTGCTGGACGGCGGCGGCCCGCACCGACGGCGACGTGTACGTGCGCGGCCGCGGTCACGTCCTGTGGGGCTACCGCCGTGCGGAGGACGAGCCGCGCGCCGACTTCGCGCTGCGCGTACGGGACGGCTGGGAGCCGGACGCGCTGCGCGCGGAGGCGGAGTTGACGGACCGGGCGGCCCTGCTGGCGCTGCTGCACGGCGACCTGCCGGGTGCGGAGGCGGCGGCGTCCGGCACGGCGTACCGCCTCTTCCCGGGACCGGTGGACGAGGCGGCGGTGGAGCGGGTCACGGCGGGGGACCTGGCGGGGTGGCTGGAGCCCGCGTGACGTACGCGCGCACGGCGAGGTGATCGACAAGGTGTCGGCTCCTCGGGGCGGGGCTCGACGCTGCGTCCATTGCCGCGCCGACGGGCGAGGGCGCATGCTGCCGAGGTGCGAGCGAACCCCATGACCTCCTCCGTGCCCCGGTCCCGGACCTCCTCCGTGTCCCGCCGTTCCCTGCTCCGCGTCCTGGGCGGGGGCGCGGCCGTCGGTGCGGCTGTCGGCGCGCTCGCCGGATGCGGGGTGCCGGCCGCGTACATCGAACCGGGGGAGCGGGCCGCGCGGGACCGCTCGCGCAGGGACAGGACGCTGACCTTCGCCAACTGGCCGCTGTACATCGACACCGACGACAACGACAAGACGAAGCGCCCCTCGCTGGACGCCTTCGAGAAGCGGACCGGCATCGACGTCCGCTACACGGAGGAGATCAACGACAACGACGAGTTCTTCGGCAAGATCAGCCCGTCCCTGATGAACCACCAGGAGACCGGCCGCGATCTCATCGTCATCAGCGACTGGATGTGCGCACGCTTCGTACGGCTCGGCTGGGTCCAGGAGATGGACCGCGCCCGCCAGCCCAACGTCACCAAGTACCTGGACCCGCTGCTGCGTTCGCCGCACTTCGACCCGGGCCGCAAGTACACGGTCCCCTGGCAGTCCGGCATCACCGGCATCGCGTACAACAAGCGCAAGGTCGGCCGTGAGATCAAGCAGGTCTCCGACCTGTGGGCGGACGACCTCAAGGGCCGCGTCACCCTCCTCTCCGGCCTCGACGAGGCGTTCGCGCTGCTCCTCCAGGGCGACGGCGTGGACATCAGGAAGTGGACGGCGGACGACTTCCACCGGATGTGCGACAAGGTCGAGAAGATGGTGAACAGCCATCACATCCGCCGGTTCACCGGCAACGACTACATCAAGGACCTCTCCAGCGGCGACGTCCTGGCCTGCCAGGCCTACAGCGGCGACGTCATCCAGCTCCAGGCGGACGACCCTGACATCGAGTTCGTCGTCCCCGAGGAGGGCGCGGAGCTGTGGGCGGAGTCGCTCATGGTCCCCAACCTGGCCCGCCACAAGCAGAACGCCGAGCGGCTCATCGAC
This window encodes:
- a CDS encoding spermidine/putrescine ABC transporter substrate-binding protein, producing the protein MTSSVPRSRTSSVSRRSLLRVLGGGAAVGAAVGALAGCGVPAAYIEPGERAARDRSRRDRTLTFANWPLYIDTDDNDKTKRPSLDAFEKRTGIDVRYTEEINDNDEFFGKISPSLMNHQETGRDLIVISDWMCARFVRLGWVQEMDRARQPNVTKYLDPLLRSPHFDPGRKYTVPWQSGITGIAYNKRKVGREIKQVSDLWADDLKGRVTLLSGLDEAFALLLQGDGVDIRKWTADDFHRMCDKVEKMVNSHHIRRFTGNDYIKDLSSGDVLACQAYSGDVIQLQADDPDIEFVVPEEGAELWAESLMVPNLARHKQNAERLIDYYYDPEVAAELAAWVNYVCPVPAARDILASSKDKELAALAEDPLIFPDDAMRERLVIARDITSRERTEFAKRWNGLAGL
- a CDS encoding MXAN_6230/SCO0854 family RING domain-containing protein, yielding MTTTTHDDLLGMLLRRRQSVYVPEGAVLEEGAVLEGAGPSAVTEAGVVVLEAELADRGHLLTAPLRRALTALSADDLATTGRKLLADVDALMGSDRHHAPLFARFPAETAFQPAYERYTTVVAEYLAAQPHQPCMNCAGTKASVRALDPCAHLLCDDCLGAKTAPWNCCDQCCEWYECPICDKRYETEGPLDPWLDTGADRAGDGGPVLRALSLGAPGDAAAELGALLARRTPLNPQDHDDLVLLLGHLDPAAAAAWLPPDIPLRESKALALAPLLDLPAVRPLIGRYADTATDVLRILVVRSGGDPDLLELPRLRGLPRPVRRELLALLDGFDFRRLAEDMARHPRAWQRVGEILHPFEHARRHARVALAFAALRGTRVRDGALGEVLLAEAARHDDVRLAGDRPHVVTWQARVEEALGHWDVEAAVRLLRERPGEFLRRLDLLLARSGSTTLPDTVGEALADVLPRSGPGPLLGAYGRMKVRAVPGHRRVFFPRGRVTKAYAVEDHRPPLPARVAGRAGELIEAEAVRRLAERDGERYDVAVLDAALADLPVPFAERASAASLVAVPRGASLPMPQDSETVRLFLHWTQPKGVRVDLDLSVALYDDLWRFVGLCDYTRLEYAGGAARHSGDLTSAPAPRGATEYLDLDLPRLANTGVRFVVPAVFSYNDIPFDELPDAFTGFMAVTGKERAVYDPRTVRQRFDLAGDAKLTVPMIVDLRTRRAWWTDVTLATTGTHHAVWGYRKQIGRMGNDLLDTFQPRGRATLWDLACWTAAARTDGDVYVRGRGHVLWGYRRAEDEPRADFALRVRDGWEPDALRAEAELTDRAALLALLHGDLPGAEAAASGTAYRLFPGPVDEAAVERVTAGDLAGWLEPA